In Colletotrichum destructivum chromosome 1, complete sequence, the sequence CGTTGGTGCTAACAAGGTGACCTCGCTCGCCGTAGCATCTCTCGTCGTCAATATCACCTCATCATGTCCTTCCACACGGGCGGACATCCGTCACACTACAACGCCGGCTACAAGGTGGAAACGGACAACATGGCTCAAAGGCCCACCTCGTGggctccctcgccgtcgtacGGCCCGCCCAGGCCAGAGGGCCCCTACACCTATGGACCCGAACAGACGCGGCCACCAGCCCTGACGAGCATGAACCCGCAGCACGGGTCGGCGATGCGGGAACACCAGCCCGAATATTACCAGCCCGAGTACCAGCAGGCCCAGTACTATCGCCAGGactatcaccaccaccactaccaacaacagcaacaacaaccaccaccaccaccaccacacgAATATCACCAACCGCCCTCGCCGGTCTACCATCAGCCGCCGCAGTACCACCAGCACcaagcgccgccgccgccgccgccgcgccaacCAGCACAGCTCACAGACCCTTACAGGACGGCCCCCATGCACCGGTACCCCCAAGAACCACCCCGCGaatcgccgacgacggcgccgggcggcGAGCCGTACGACCAGTACCAGGCGGCGAGAGAAGCGCACCTGCTCAAGCGTGACCAGCCGCCCCCGATGCCGTACGTGACGCAGGGGGCGCCGCGTATGCTGAACGACACGTACGAAGGAAAGGTGGCCATCCCCTTCACGCCGCCGAGTCTGAGGATCCCCGCGCAACGGGCCGGGTCTGCCATGTTGACGGCGGGAGCGTCGTGGAGCGCCGACAGCCAGCCGGACAGGCTCAAGATCGAGGACCTCCTGAGCGGCGGGGGCAGCGACCTGATGGCGATCCAGTGCGCCCCCGGGCCGGACGTGAAGCCGGTCCCGAACGAGTACGAGATCTTCTTCCGCCAGCAGCCCAAGGCGGCGCGGTGCTGCGGCTACGGCGAGAGGGACCGGAGGGTGATCGACCCGCCGCCCATCGTCCAGCTGAGGATCAACAACCCCGACCTCACGCCCGACGAGGTGTACCAGCGGATCCGCCACCCGGCCTATGTCGTCCACTGCACGATCTGGGACCAGTTCGGCAAGGCGGACATGACCAACATGCCCGACGACGTGTTGAGGCCCGGGAAGCGGCTCATGGGCTCGCTCGTGTCGTCGCCCTTTGTGGGCCaggacgagaacggcgaggagggctgcttcttctgcttcccCGACATGTCGGTCCGCACGCCCGGCCTCTTCCGCCTTAAGTTCGCCCTCGTCGTAGTCGATCCCATGCACAGGTCGCCGCGGGCGCCCATCAAATGCAACATTCTCAGCGACGTCTTCCAGGTCTTCAACGCCAAGGACTTCCCCGGCATGCAGGCCAGCACGCCTCTCACGAAGCGTCTCAAGGAGCAGGGGTGTCTGATTTCCATCAAGAAGGGCAACGACAAGTCGGGCGCCAAGAACGCGCGCCAACAGGATGACAGCggggatgaggacgaggaggacgagacgACAACGCCCAAGCGGAAGAAGACGCGGAAGCAGAAGTGAGCGAGGCGCTTCCCATCCCCGGGACGTGACGGCAAGTCGGCAACCGTTATACGGAGCATCATGTAACACGGCGTTGGTGGCGACGGTGAAAATCGGCGGATATACGGCGGCGATggttttttcctttcctttttccCTCCCTCGGGGGGCGGTCGGGCTGTTCTCTACAAAACAGGCGTACAAAGGACGAGTTGTGGTGCAGTCCTTCATGTCGGACGCCCTCCCCGATCGTCTCCCATGTGTCTATTTTATTCCTCTTGTCGCATAgtttcctttctctctttccacTTACACCAATCGCTCGCCATTTCTTCGTATCTATATACCCTTCGTGGAAATTCTATGGGTCATGATCTTGGAGAGGCCAGAGTCGGACAAGAAAGGTCGATTCTCGAGGGCCCGGTTGCATCATcggcgggaggaggcgcATGTTATAGTCAGAACCGCCCGGCCTGCCCTTCTCCAGAACGGGCACAGGGTCTGCCGTTGCCTCGCTAGGTGCCAGACGCAAACAATCAaagccggggggggggggggggggggggggggggggcggcgcaGCCTTATCCCAGACATTCTTACCATTCCCACGTGCGTCTGTTCGGTGACATGACTAACGACGGCGAGCAGGACGGCCGTTGTCACGCCGTGTGCGTttgttggcgtcggcggtcGCTGTCTAGCTTCCGGGCCATGGTCGTCCGCAGCCCGAGATGCAGAGAAAGGAAAGTGTCCGTCGCGGTCGTCCCTTGACCCATCAGCTCCCCCGGCGAGTCAGGGTTCATGGGTTCTGCGCCGTGGATCAAGCTTGGGCCGTGGTGTGGTGTCGTGCCTTGAACGCAGGAGCCGCCTGTCTGACCGCTAACCTTTCGGGTAGGAcgggcgggcgggtcggaAATCTGTCGTCTTATTTCAGAATTAGAATTGGATTGGCGTTGCGGAACGACTCCCCGTTTGTCGCGCGGCGCGCGGGTCCGACCCCGACCCCGGAATGTTTAAAATTGAGGGTAACGGCCAACGGGCGGCGCTGCGTGGCGGGGGGGAGAGTCGTTGACATCATTGACTACATTGGCCACACGCAAAAACCCGTTCTGCACGCCCTCTTGCCAATTCGCCCTTCGGCACATTGTCCCCCTCTGTCAATTGTGCGTGATTCGTGACAAAACACCCGCGTTGCACGCAagcatcccccccccccatatCACAATGACCGCCCGCCCACGCGTCATTTACTGGTTCCGGACCGACCTCCGATTGCACGATTCGCCCGCCCTTGCGGCCGCTCTCGCGCTTGAACCGGCCGTCCTCTGGCCCAT encodes:
- a CDS encoding Putative velvet factor, which produces MSFHTGGHPSHYNAGYKVETDNMAQRPTSWAPSPSYGPPRPEGPYTYGPEQTRPPALTSMNPQHGSAMREHQPEYYQPEYQQAQYYRQDYHHHHYQQQQQQPPPPPPHEYHQPPSPVYHQPPQYHQHQAPPPPPPRQPAQLTDPYRTAPMHRYPQEPPRESPTTAPGGEPYDQYQAAREAHLLKRDQPPPMPYVTQGAPRMLNDTYEGKVAIPFTPPSLRIPAQRAGSAMLTAGASWSADSQPDRLKIEDLLSGGGSDLMAIQCAPGPDVKPVPNEYEIFFRQQPKAARCCGYGERDRRVIDPPPIVQLRINNPDLTPDEVYQRIRHPAYVVHCTIWDQFGKADMTNMPDDVLRPGKRLMGSLVSSPFVGQDENGEEGCFFCFPDMSVRTPGLFRLKFALVVVDPMHRSPRAPIKCNILSDVFQVFNAKDFPGMQASTPLTKRLKEQGCLISIKKGNDKSGAKNARQQDDSGDEDEEDETTTPKRKKTRKQK